The nucleotide sequence ACGTATGGATGAATTACGCCTTCCGCTTCGCCGCAATCGCACGTAGCTGTTTAACAGCATCCATCGCTGCGGTATGGGAGCCGAGCATCGCATGAAACGGCTCCTCTCCACGCCAGCCGTGGAAATCAGAACCGCCCGTTACAACAAGTCCGTATTGTGCTGCCCACTTGCTGTAGCGCATTTTTTGTACCTCATCGTTGTCCGGGTGGTTGACTTCAATCCCGTCCAATCCGAATACAATTAACTCCTGGACCAGCTCATCATCGTCATACAGACCCGGATGAGCCAACACCGCCACTCCGCCAGCCTCTTTGATCAGCGTGATTGCTTCCTGCGGGGTAATGCGAGGAGGATTGACATAAGCCGCTCCTCCTTTGCCCAAGTACTTATCGAAGGCCTCCGCGATCGTTGAAACGACGCCCAGCTCTATCAGTTCTTCAGCAATATGCGGTCGCCCGATATTTTTGTCCGTACCCTGCTTGCGGCGGTATACCTTTTCCAATGAAATGTCGATGCCGAGCTCCTGCAGTCGTGCTATCAGCAGTTGGTTACGCTCATGCCTTGTCTCTCGCAAACGAAAGAGACGCTCTTCAAAAGCTGGGTCTTCATACGGGACAAAATAGCCGAGAACGTGAATATCCTGCCCCTTCCCTACGGAGCTTACTTCGACTCCCGGAATGATTTCCACGTCGAGTGCACGGGCAGCCTCCATTGCTTCTGGAATCCCTGCTACCGTGTCGTGATCCGTGATCGCCAGTGCAGCAAGTCCTGCCTCCTTCGCCAAACGTACGTTTTCCGCTGGCTCGCAGGTACCGTCTGACGCTTTTGTATGTGTATGCAAATCTGCCATAAGTTGCATCCTCGTCCACTCCTTCTTTTCTTTTTCTACAAGTCTGAATTGGTATTGCCGTACATAGTATTGGAGTAAGCTTGATTTCTCAATGGTTGAACCGAGGAGGATGTCCATGCGGTTAAAAAACAAGACCCTTACCGGTGTCGTTCAGCCACTCTCTTATGTTGACAAAATGCTGCGACAACAAGGCTTTCATCGATCAGGCGGGGACAGCATGCCCACGTACGATGTCGTCATGTACGATTCCGCCAGCAGCAGCGCGTATTTTTTGCGCATCCCTACGAACTACACCAACACAACAACCGGAAAAGGGGAACTGAATGTCAAACTGGGTCATCCGTATTTGGAAGCTAAGTTCTATATGAACACCACGTCCGAAGAAGTTTTTTTCATTCCCAAGGCCGTCCGCGAAGCTGCAGAGCATAAGCTAGCAGAAATCGCCGATTACCTTTCTGTTCCCTCTGCTCCATCCTGAACGGTTCTCCACAACCACCGATTATGTTCAAACCGGTATGCCACCCTCTTTGTTTTCTGAAGCCCGACCAAGTACCCCATAAACGCCGTTCGAAACAGAACGTAGCTCGAAGCATTCTCTATGGAAATGTGTAAACGCTCACATAGGAGAGTGAACGCTTCTTCTGGTGTTCTCTCCTCTACCAAAATGTCACAGATCACCGAGAAAATCCGCTCATGCCAAGCAATATTTTTATTCACGGCATCATGAGAGGTGGTGGTATATGCTCCGTGCCCAGGCAAGTATCCCTTGAAGTTGGTTGCAAGCAGTTTATGTAGACTGAGTAGGGTCTCATGCGCATCCACAAGAAACGGCAGCTTGTGCTTTTCCAAAACCTCTTCGCCTAAATAACTGTCGGCAGCGAAGCAAATCTCGTCACAGACGACGCCAACCTGTTGCCAGCTATGCCCCGGCAGAGAAAGGATAAAGAAAGGTACCCCAGCAATTTCGATCCCTTCATCCAGTGGAAGGAGGTGGTCCACCCGAGAAGGTTGCGCCAGCAAAAACTTATTTTTGAGATCCTCAAGTGGTTCTGCACCCATATTCAAGTAAATGGGCTCAAGTATCGGATTCCGAATGATCGCCTCTTCCAGCGGTGGCGCATAAACCCTTGCTTCGGGCCAGCATCCGAGCAAGTAGGCGTTGCCACCGAAATGGTCGGCATGAGAGTGTGTTTGAATAATTGCACACAAGGGCTGGGCGATAGCGTCCAGTCCTTTCTTGATTTTTTTTGCGTTCTGGGTATCTAGACCAGAATCAATCAGGATCGCTCCATGCTCACCAATGACAAGTCCTATGTTAACATGACCAGAAAAATAGCCAACACGCTCCGTTATCATTTGAAATGCTTGTCCAGACAAAACAGTCCCTCATTTCATCCTTTTCCTATTTATTTTCTCCAAAATATCGCCTTCCCCTTCCCTATTCCTATATCTCGTGTTCGTAATTACATAGAGCCGCGACGAGCGATCATCCATTTGACGCGAAAAAAGCGGGCCAATGATCGTATACGGTGGCAGAGGTTGTCCGAGTCCACTGAACATATGCGTAGTCGCCGCCACGGCAACGATTGTCAGCAAAGAGAAAATCATTCTCTCCATCCCGATCGTTTGAATCGAGGAGAGTACGATCAACCCATCTATTAGAAAAATCAGCAAGGCAACACGCAGCTTGTATCGTCTGGCAAGAAATTGCGCGAGCAGGTCTGTCCCACCCGTATTCGTCTCGTAGGCAAGCATCAAGCCGATACCCATTCCGATTAATACGCCGCCAGTAACTGCGGAAAAGGATGTTGACCATAGGTTCCAACCACGCATATCCGAGAGAATGTCTATGAAGAAAGCAGAAATCAGCATGCCGTGAAAACTGTGAAAAAACAATCGGCGATCATAAAAAAAGACGATGACATACACAGGGATACTTACCAAGATCATCACGAGACCCGGCGGCATTTGCATGTAATACGTCGCCAACAAACCGATCCCGATCATGCCCCCGTCCATCAGGCGGTGCGGCACCAAAAAGAGATTGACTCCTATGCCCAGAAGCACGCTTCCCGTGAGAATCGCTACACCTTTTTGCAGCCAGTACACGTCGCTCCCCTCCTTGAACCGTGCTCGTTTAGTTTATGATCGGAAAGCAGCAGGTATGTCCAAGCATTGCCTAAGAATGCGCTCGTTCAAATCGGAACGTTTTGACTGTTCGGTTGACCTATTGGTATACTTACGAGTAACAAGAAAACCTGTAGCTTGGCTCATGAAAAGCTTATCCATTGCAGGTTTTAGATCGAATATTTATCCGTTTTTGGTCGTACATGTAAAATACCATTATCGTATCGGAGGTGAATTCTCCACCTTTCGCACTGCGGGAGGCGGAGGTGTGCTTGGAGAGTCCGATAGGGGAGATTACGCTGAATCTGCTGCTCGTGGTATTTTTGGTTCTTCTGAACGGCTTCTTTGTCGCAGCAGAATTCTCGTTGGTAAAAGTTCGCCAAACTCGTCTGACCCAGCTCGTCAGTGAAGGCAATAACAAAAGTGCCCGCTACGCGCAAAAAGTCACCCGAGAGCTCGACGCCTACCTGTCCGCCTGCCAGCTCGGAATAACGCTGGCTTCGCTGGGATTAGGCTGGGTCGGTGAACCCGCCGTCGCCCATTACGTCGCGCCCGTCATGGCATTTTTTCATTTCCCATCTTATTTGGTCGGTCCGACCTCACTTGCGATTGCCTTTGCTATCATCACATTTTTACATATCGTCTTCGGAGAGCTTGCGCCCAAGTCCTTGGCGATCCAAAAAGCGGAGGCCACTTCCCTATGGACTGCTGCACCGCTCATGTTTTTTTACAAGCTGAGCTATCCACTCATCTGGTTTTTAAACGGAGCAGCCAATTTATTGATCAGACGTCTTGGAGTAGAGCCTGCCACCGAAAACGAATCTGCTCATACAGAAGAAGAAATCCGCCTTCTCATGAACCAGAGTCATAAAAGTGGTCATATTGACCAGACCGAAATGGCTCTCGTCGACAATGTCTTCGTGTTTTCCGAACGTCTTGCCCGGGAAATCATGATCCCACGGATTGAGATGATTTGCCTCTACGACGACAATACGTTTGACGAAAACCTCGAAATCATGAGAGAGTCTCGCCATTCACGCTTTCCTGTCGCCCATGAGGATAAGGACAGGCTGATTGGCTTTGTACACACGTCAGATTTTTACCTCTCTGCGCTAACGACAGGGAAAGCAGAGTTAACTGATTTTCTCCGTCCATTATTGACGGTGCCGGAGTCCATGGAAATTAGCCACGTCTTGCGCTTAATGCAAAAGCGCCGTTCCCAGCTCGCCATCGTGATTGACGAATACGGAGGTACAGCAGGGTTGTTAACGATGGAGGACATTTTGGAGGAAATCGTCGGTGATATTCAGGACGAGTTCGATGAAAATGAGCGCCCTGAAATTGAAGAAAGCTCCAGCAATACACTCTCGGTTTCCGGCAAAACTCTCTTGACAGAACTGAATGATTACATATCGATTGAAGTCGTTTCCGACGAAGTCGACA is from Brevibacillus brevis and encodes:
- a CDS encoding PHP domain-containing protein, which codes for MQLMADLHTHTKASDGTCEPAENVRLAKEAGLAALAITDHDTVAGIPEAMEAARALDVEIIPGVEVSSVGKGQDIHVLGYFVPYEDPAFEERLFRLRETRHERNQLLIARLQELGIDISLEKVYRRKQGTDKNIGRPHIAEELIELGVVSTIAEAFDKYLGKGGAAYVNPPRITPQEAITLIKEAGGVAVLAHPGLYDDDELVQELIVFGLDGIEVNHPDNDEVQKMRYSKWAAQYGLVVTGGSDFHGWRGEEPFHAMLGSHTAAMDAVKQLRAIAAKRKA
- a CDS encoding MBL fold metallo-hydrolase, with translation MSGQAFQMITERVGYFSGHVNIGLVIGEHGAILIDSGLDTQNAKKIKKGLDAIAQPLCAIIQTHSHADHFGGNAYLLGCWPEARVYAPPLEEAIIRNPILEPIYLNMGAEPLEDLKNKFLLAQPSRVDHLLPLDEGIEIAGVPFFILSLPGHSWQQVGVVCDEICFAADSYLGEEVLEKHKLPFLVDAHETLLSLHKLLATNFKGYLPGHGAYTTTSHDAVNKNIAWHERIFSVICDILVEERTPEEAFTLLCERLHISIENASSYVLFRTAFMGYLVGLQKTKRVAYRFEHNRWLWRTVQDGAEGTER
- a CDS encoding YitT family protein; amino-acid sequence: MYWLQKGVAILTGSVLLGIGVNLFLVPHRLMDGGMIGIGLLATYYMQMPPGLVMILVSIPVYVIVFFYDRRLFFHSFHGMLISAFFIDILSDMRGWNLWSTSFSAVTGGVLIGMGIGLMLAYETNTGGTDLLAQFLARRYKLRVALLIFLIDGLIVLSSIQTIGMERMIFSLLTIVAVAATTHMFSGLGQPLPPYTIIGPLFSRQMDDRSSRLYVITNTRYRNREGEGDILEKINRKRMK
- a CDS encoding hemolysin family protein yields the protein MCLESPIGEITLNLLLVVFLVLLNGFFVAAEFSLVKVRQTRLTQLVSEGNNKSARYAQKVTRELDAYLSACQLGITLASLGLGWVGEPAVAHYVAPVMAFFHFPSYLVGPTSLAIAFAIITFLHIVFGELAPKSLAIQKAEATSLWTAAPLMFFYKLSYPLIWFLNGAANLLIRRLGVEPATENESAHTEEEIRLLMNQSHKSGHIDQTEMALVDNVFVFSERLAREIMIPRIEMICLYDDNTFDENLEIMRESRHSRFPVAHEDKDRLIGFVHTSDFYLSALTTGKAELTDFLRPLLTVPESMEISHVLRLMQKRRSQLAIVIDEYGGTAGLLTMEDILEEIVGDIQDEFDENERPEIEESSSNTLSVSGKTLLTELNDYISIEVVSDEVDTIAGWLYSQLNEEVAKGKTVAFQGYLFAISELENHRITRVSITYLGAEDSSALPEDIVSLHS